A region from the Candidatus Poribacteria bacterium genome encodes:
- a CDS encoding biopolymer transporter ExbD has translation MALNMSRRKKTGDDDDIPMAPMIDCVFLLLIFFMVSAIMKAQPPFTITLPDSATKHEFTRKKFNLFISPDGRFSIDDQEMLTLADLEMFISAHENQISTLIIKADKRAKHGIVIDIVERAKQRSSKTEGLEIAFAVSEED, from the coding sequence TCTCGACGGAAGAAAACAGGCGACGATGATGACATTCCGATGGCACCAATGATCGATTGCGTGTTTTTGTTGCTCATCTTCTTCATGGTATCTGCTATCATGAAAGCTCAACCGCCTTTTACGATCACCTTACCCGATTCCGCAACGAAGCACGAATTTACACGGAAGAAGTTTAATCTCTTCATTAGCCCTGACGGACGGTTTTCGATTGATGATCAGGAGATGTTGACACTGGCAGATTTGGAGATGTTCATTTCAGCCCATGAAAATCAGATCAGCACCCTAATTATCAAGGCAGATAAGCGTGCAAAACACGGTATCGTCATTGACATAGTAGAACGAGCGAAACAACGCTCCAGTAAAACGGAGGGGCTTGAAATCGCTTTCGCGGTCTCGGAAGAAGACTGA